One genomic region from Manis pentadactyla isolate mManPen7 chromosome 12, mManPen7.hap1, whole genome shotgun sequence encodes:
- the LYL1 gene encoding protein lyl-1: MCPPQAQAEVGPTMTEKPEMVCAPSPAPEPPPKPASPGSLKAEELGHRGSSPPGLPPGVPVISLGHTRPPGTAMATTELSALRPPLLQLSALGAAPPPLALHYHPHPFLNSLYIGPAGPFNIFPSSRLKRRPSHCALELAEGHQPQKVARRVFTNSRERWRQQNVNGAFAELRKLLPTHPPDRKLSKNEVLRLAMKYIGFLVRLLRDQAAALAAGPAPPGPRKRLAHRGPDEGARRGPCRRAEAVALPQVALLQPAHPAGSDGNRSGAARPIKTEQAAVSPDVR, from the exons ATGTGCCCGCCCCAGGCCCAGGCAGAGGTGGGCCCCACCATGACAGAGAAGCCTGAGATGGTGTGTGCCCCCAGCCCAGCACCTGAACCACCCCCCAAGCCAGCCTCACCTGGGTCCCTGAAGGCAGAGGAGCTGGGCCACAGAGGCTCCTCACCCCCCGGGCTGCCCCCTGGCGTGCCAGTCATCAGCCTGGGTCACACTAGGCCCCCAGGGACAGCCATGGCCACCACGGAGCTCAGTGCCCTGCGGCCCCCACTGCTGCAACTGTCTGCTCTGGGAGCCGCCCCACCCCCCCTGGCCCTGCATTATCACCCTCACCCCTTTCTCAACAG CCTCTACATTGGGCCGGCAGGACCTTTCAATATCTTCCCTAGTAGCCGGCTGAAGCGGAGACCAAGCCACTGTGCGCTGGAGCTGGCTGAGG GGCACCAGCCCCAGAAGGTGGCAAGGCGCGTGTTCACCAACAGCCGCGAGCGCTGGAGGCAGCAGAACGTGAACGGCGCCTTCGCAGAGCTCAGGAAACTGCTGCCAACGCACCCGCCCGACCGGAAGCTGAGCAAGAATGAGGTGCTCCGCCTCGCCATGAAATACATTGGCTTCCTGGTGCGGCTGCTGCGCGACCAGGCGGCTGCTCTGGCCGCAGGCCCAGCCCCTCCTGGGCCTCGCAAACGTCTGGCGCACCGAGGCCCGGACGAAGGCGCCCGCCGTGGGCCTTGTCGCAGGGCTGAGGCGGTGGCGCTCCCGCAGGTGGCGCTCCTACAGCCCGCGCACCCGGCCGGCTCCGACGGCAACCGCAGTGGGGCGGCCCGGCCCATCAAGACAGAACAAGCGGCCGTGAGCCCCGACGTGCGGTGA